One Psychrobacillus glaciei genomic region harbors:
- a CDS encoding DUF1835 domain-containing protein, giving the protein MIHIVNGDAVGNKIQGIDGEIIVWREMYDFGPLNLEWSKEEQIQKRAIFFEERLGIPEAFFISNCEKQDSLLKNISTNDEVVLWFEHDRYDQTMLMYLLTVLSSMEFEKLSMISIDQYPGIYPFHGLGQLTSQQLTALVDDKKEITKEQIREAVSGWIAYNSNNKEDIEKWIQTEQHFLPFLLPVFKEHGSYFPSSKTGLNEVELLSLQLINEGVCQFYGLFKIVTEKRVNDGLSDLHFAAILNELMKGMNPLLSSDLPLPNYKLSPSNAKLELTSHGLDVLNGKKNRLDFVGIDWWIAGVHIQKNASS; this is encoded by the coding sequence ATGATACATATTGTAAATGGAGATGCAGTAGGAAATAAGATTCAAGGAATAGATGGCGAAATTATTGTGTGGAGAGAAATGTATGATTTTGGTCCATTAAATTTAGAATGGTCAAAAGAGGAGCAAATACAAAAGCGTGCGATTTTTTTCGAGGAAAGACTAGGTATTCCTGAAGCATTTTTTATTTCCAATTGTGAAAAACAAGATTCCCTTCTAAAAAATATATCGACAAATGATGAGGTTGTTCTTTGGTTTGAACATGATCGGTATGACCAAACGATGCTCATGTATCTATTAACAGTACTATCCTCAATGGAATTTGAAAAACTATCAATGATAAGTATTGACCAATACCCTGGTATTTATCCTTTCCATGGATTGGGTCAGTTAACTTCCCAACAATTAACGGCGCTAGTAGATGATAAAAAAGAGATAACAAAGGAACAAATTCGTGAGGCTGTTTCAGGTTGGATTGCGTATAACTCGAATAATAAAGAGGATATTGAAAAATGGATTCAAACAGAACAGCATTTTCTTCCTTTTCTACTTCCAGTTTTTAAAGAGCATGGAAGTTATTTTCCTTCTTCAAAAACGGGCCTAAATGAAGTTGAACTTTTATCTCTACAACTAATTAACGAAGGAGTATGTCAATTCTACGGGTTATTTAAAATCGTAACTGAAAAAAGAGTGAATGACGGATTAAGTGATTTGCATTTTGCTGCTATTTTAAACGAATTAATGAAGGGAATGAATCCGTTACTTTCAAGTGATCTTCCTTTGCCAAATTATAAACTTTCTCCATCAAATGCTAAGTTAGAGTTAACATCTCATGGTCTAGATGTGTTGAATGGGAAGAAAAATCGATTGGATTTTGTGGGGATCGATTGGTGGATTGCTGGTGTTCATATACAAAAGAATGCTTCCAGTTAA
- a CDS encoding SHOCT-like domain-containing protein, whose translation MNAEIEKVLNMVQEGKVDAAKASELIQVLKVRESGSTTAPKSSSYTDKMLKVRVVSAENDNVNVNLPIKLVKVVLLAGHNIASSIPQSQKFVKDIDISLILDAIENELDGQIVDVRSANGDTISVTIE comes from the coding sequence ATGAATGCAGAAATTGAAAAAGTATTAAATATGGTACAGGAAGGGAAAGTGGATGCAGCAAAGGCATCTGAGCTTATCCAAGTATTAAAAGTTAGAGAATCTGGAAGTACTACTGCACCAAAGTCATCTTCCTATACAGACAAAATGTTGAAAGTACGTGTTGTTTCTGCTGAAAATGACAATGTTAATGTCAATTTGCCAATTAAGCTTGTGAAAGTTGTATTATTAGCTGGTCACAATATTGCTTCGAGTATTCCTCAATCGCAAAAATTTGTAAAGGATATCGATATTAGTTTAATTTTGGATGCAATTGAAAATGAATTAGACGGACAAATTGTCGATGTTAGATCTGCAAATGGCGACACAATTTCCGTTACGATTGAATAG
- a CDS encoding DMT family transporter has protein sequence MQKYIGEIMLIIIAIIWGSGFVSTAISLEYYTPYQILAGRFVIGAVILSILFYKKLKKVDKSIIIKGTLLGIILYLGFALQTVGLQYTTPSKNAFLTSVNVVIVPFIGFFFYKRKIDMFELIGAILAVIGIAVLSLKLSSEINVGDMLTICCAICFAFHIFYTSKFVKNEDPVALTIVQMIVAAIVGCTVILFRGESSFSLETEGMFNLLYLGVFSTTIAFLMQTVAQKYLSETKAAIILSTESFWGMAFSIIILSEVMTFKMIIGATLILCAIIISETKFGFLKKKSIEEVI, from the coding sequence ATGCAAAAATATATTGGTGAAATAATGTTGATTATTATAGCAATTATATGGGGAAGTGGATTTGTTTCGACCGCCATATCGCTAGAATACTATACTCCCTATCAGATTTTAGCGGGGCGGTTCGTAATTGGTGCTGTTATTTTAAGTATTTTGTTTTACAAAAAGCTGAAGAAAGTAGATAAAAGTATAATAATTAAAGGAACGTTATTAGGAATCATTCTATATCTTGGTTTTGCTCTTCAAACTGTAGGGCTGCAATATACGACTCCTTCGAAAAATGCATTCTTAACATCAGTAAACGTTGTAATTGTACCTTTTATCGGATTTTTCTTCTATAAGAGGAAAATCGATATGTTCGAATTAATTGGTGCTATTCTGGCCGTAATTGGTATAGCGGTATTATCTCTTAAGTTATCCTCTGAAATTAATGTAGGGGACATGCTAACTATATGTTGTGCGATTTGTTTTGCATTTCACATATTTTATACATCTAAGTTTGTAAAAAATGAGGATCCCGTTGCTCTTACGATTGTTCAAATGATAGTGGCAGCTATTGTTGGATGTACTGTTATTCTGTTTAGAGGGGAATCTTCTTTTTCTTTGGAAACAGAAGGAATGTTCAATCTACTTTATCTAGGCGTTTTTTCAACTACGATCGCTTTTTTAATGCAAACAGTTGCTCAAAAATACCTTTCGGAAACAAAAGCAGCAATTATTTTATCAACAGAATCCTTCTGGGGAATGGCATTTTCAATTATAATTTTAAGTGAAGTAATGACTTTTAAAATGATTATAGGTGCAACTCTTATTCTTTGTGCCATAATTATTTCTGAAACTAAATTTGGTTTTTTGAAAAAGAAAAGTATAGAAGAAGTAATTTAA
- a CDS encoding SDR family oxidoreductase, with amino-acid sequence MNSNKIAVITGASRLKGIGAAICRELADVGYDIFFSYWTSYDKEMPWNINIEEPILLKEELSKKGVEVSSLELDLSNPNASQQLINAVIEKLGPPTVLINNAAYSTNNNFASLTHEELDKHYMINVRATTLLSIEFAKQFSNSHGGRIINLTSGQFRGPMPGELAYATTKGAVDALTLTLSAELAPLGITVNAVNPGPTDTGWMSEKTKKELLPLFPFGRLGDPGDVARIIKFLVSEEAEWITGQVINSEGGFKR; translated from the coding sequence TTGAATAGCAATAAAATTGCAGTTATTACTGGAGCAAGTCGCTTAAAGGGAATAGGAGCCGCAATTTGTAGAGAACTTGCTGATGTGGGCTATGATATATTTTTTTCATACTGGACTAGTTATGACAAAGAAATGCCTTGGAACATAAATATAGAAGAACCTATCTTGTTAAAAGAAGAATTATCAAAAAAAGGTGTTGAAGTATCGAGTTTGGAACTAGATTTATCTAATCCAAATGCATCTCAGCAACTTATTAATGCTGTAATTGAAAAACTTGGCCCTCCCACAGTTTTAATTAATAATGCTGCATATTCAACTAATAATAACTTTGCTAGTTTAACACACGAAGAATTAGATAAGCATTATATGATCAATGTTCGTGCTACTACACTTTTAAGTATTGAATTTGCTAAGCAGTTCAGTAATTCACATGGTGGAAGAATTATTAACCTTACTTCTGGACAATTTCGGGGACCAATGCCTGGTGAATTAGCTTACGCAACCACAAAAGGAGCAGTAGATGCATTAACCCTAACTCTTTCAGCAGAACTAGCTCCACTTGGAATCACAGTAAATGCGGTGAATCCAGGTCCAACAGATACAGGTTGGATGAGCGAAAAAACAAAAAAAGAGCTCTTACCTTTGTTTCCTTTTGGTAGATTGGGAGACCCAGGGGATGTAGCTAGAATTATTAAGTTTTTAGTAAGTGAGGAGGCAGAATGGATAACTGGGCAAGTAATTAATTCAGAAGGCGGTTTTAAAAGGTAA
- a CDS encoding DUF2089 domain-containing protein — protein sequence MGYPVISHCPVCSETLKITKLHCSHCQTTIENEFELSKLASLSSEQLRFVEVFLTCRGNIKEVEKELGISYPTVRGKLNEVVSSLGYETKKKNEVDEKKVIEMLESGEITSEEALKLLKDE from the coding sequence ATGGGATATCCAGTTATTAGTCATTGCCCTGTATGTAGTGAAACATTAAAAATCACGAAGCTGCATTGCTCTCATTGTCAAACAACGATTGAAAATGAATTTGAATTATCCAAATTGGCTTCCCTTTCAAGTGAACAACTTCGATTTGTTGAAGTATTTCTAACATGTCGAGGCAATATTAAGGAAGTTGAAAAGGAATTGGGGATTTCATATCCAACAGTTCGTGGAAAACTTAATGAGGTTGTTAGTTCCCTTGGATACGAAACAAAGAAGAAAAACGAAGTGGACGAGAAAAAAGTTATTGAAATGTTAGAAAGCGGAGAAATAACTTCGGAAGAAGCGCTTAAGCTTTTAAAAGATGAATAG
- a CDS encoding ABC transporter ATP-binding protein encodes MTIFTIDEVTKTFKNGEVEEQVLKGINLSLKEGEITALVGASGSGKSTILTIAAGLQRASDGKVIFQGKNMTNMNQEQIRKIRASEFGFVFQSSHLVPFLTVEEQLMLMLDVSETKTSKRVQKEEVEKILKLVDMDHRKEAYPASLSGGEKQRVAIARAIIHKPKMLFADEPTASLDSKRSKDVMTLIRELTKTLNITTLMVTHDEEMLPYADHIITMKDGLVL; translated from the coding sequence ATGACAATCTTTACAATTGATGAAGTAACAAAAACGTTCAAAAATGGCGAAGTGGAAGAACAGGTATTAAAAGGTATTAACCTTTCTCTTAAAGAAGGAGAAATAACAGCCTTAGTAGGTGCATCTGGATCTGGTAAAAGTACAATCCTTACCATCGCCGCAGGACTGCAACGCGCATCAGATGGCAAAGTAATCTTCCAAGGGAAAAATATGACCAACATGAACCAAGAGCAGATTCGAAAAATCAGAGCAAGCGAGTTTGGATTTGTCTTTCAATCATCCCATCTCGTACCTTTCCTCACAGTAGAGGAACAACTAATGCTAATGCTAGACGTGTCAGAAACGAAGACGAGCAAACGCGTACAAAAAGAAGAAGTTGAAAAAATACTCAAATTGGTAGATATGGATCATCGAAAAGAAGCTTACCCTGCATCATTATCAGGAGGAGAAAAACAGCGAGTGGCAATTGCCCGTGCAATCATCCACAAGCCTAAAATGCTATTTGCGGATGAGCCAACAGCAAGTTTAGACTCAAAAAGATCTAAAGACGTCATGACATTGATTCGAGAGTTGACGAAAACGTTGAACATTACAACGTTAATGGTAACCCATGACGAAGAGATGCTGCCTTACGCGGATCATATCATTACAATGAAAGATGGATTAGTTTTATAA